One Microplitis mediator isolate UGA2020A chromosome 3, iyMicMedi2.1, whole genome shotgun sequence DNA segment encodes these proteins:
- the LOC130666011 gene encoding NAD(+) hydrolase sarm1 isoform X3: MNYYNNSWNVRELKRGFSKPAMSEFPSDLENGDIRSRAGLPLDINKDFPSKNNFGTRTHPQASALSQRYQSQGGSSSSSSSSTTSSSSTKTRSVLSTITSSSKKELNAVKSNITELRTGIDEMKTIYPRPHRAHNFDSQGSVSIADDEQPTVTFPDPETPSPTSVRPRNMSIDSTSQLDPLSSFSDLHHINTPINISSIGLAGQESMKFEEKKMTSTSTTKLVTDRFSAEKATANCEEMRALQAGDVSYKEESAATAARARVEVDGVSAEKSVATAREQRSLKAANLSHQESNNLAASSMKLQSDSFSSEKTAMAAQQQRQTVTASGISNQKYMTSSSQSSVTIASSKEVTSSTAALITAASAVNHLLNGPYTEDDLLALPLDDLTQLCTNANAQDVEKARQKYSALLDKFVEFLTSSTTKAPCLLNKIHSIIQKAWAVPTHGHELGYTLCNTLRIRGGLDFMIKNCVSTDPKLQFSSASVLEQCLITENRAYVVENGLDEVVSVACACVNPKNKDFSYTRVGIGILEHLFKHSENTCSKVIHLGGLEQLLFACRMTDVEILRHCASALVNLSLYGGAENQELMISNKVPIWIFPLAFQNDDNIKYYACLAIAVLVANKEIEAAVLQSGVLDLLEPFVTSHNPSEFAKSNLAHAHGQAKQWLERLVPVLSSKREEARSLAAFHFCMEAGIKKEQGKTDIFRDIGAIEPLKKVASCPNAVASKYAARALTLIGEEVPHKLSQQVPLWSSEDVKEWVKQIGFGEYSQDFVDSRVDGDLLLQLTEENLKEDIGLTNGIKRRRFTRELQNLKKMADYSSKDSGNLNSFLLQIGQEFSIYTYSLLNAGIDKDYIQNISEDQLSTECGIINSIHRVRIMDAIKNMQLKTLPSNELEAPDKNLDVFVSYRRSNGSQLASLLKVHLQLRGFSVFLDVERLEAGKFDNNLLQSIRQAKHFLLVLTTDALSRCINDDEGKDWVHREIVAALTSQCNIIPIIDNFQWPQVEELPEDMRAVCHFNGVRWIHDYQDACVDKLERFMRGDLPPVRTDTSNLRLGSKDITSPGTPASSNMRHPPAYQRIPSNESQSNKDNNKETINKDANKSSE; this comes from the exons atgaattattacaaCAACTCGTGGAATGTCCGTGAACTTAAGCGCGGATTTTCAAAACCAgct ATGTCGGAATTTCCGAGCGATCTCGAAAACGGAGATATCCGTTCTCGAGCTGGGTTAccactcgatataaacaaagACTTtccatctaaaaataattttgggaCAAGAACACACCCACAGGCCTCAGCATTATCACAG AGGTACCAGAGCCAAGGTGGTAGCAGCAGTAGTAGCAGCAGCAGCACCACGAGCAGTTCGAGCACCAAAACCAGGAGCGTATTGTCAACAATAACATCGTCTTCGAAAAAAGAATTGAATGCTGTAAAATCAAATATCACTGAGTTACGTACTGGGATTGATGAAATGAAGACCATTTACCCTAGACCACACCGAGCGCACAATTTCGACAg ccaAGGAAGCGTGAGTATTGCTGATGACGAACAGCCAACTGTCACCTTCCCGGACCCGGAAACTCCATCGCCGACGAGTGTAAGACCCAGAAACATGAGCATCGACTCGACATCCCAACTGGACCCGCTGAGTTCCTTCAGCGATTTGCATCACATCAACACGCCGATAAATATATCGAGCATCGGGTTGGCCGGTCAGGAGAGCATGAAGTtcgaagagaaaaaaatgacaagCACGTCGACTACCAAG ctGGTCACGGACAGATTCAGTGCAGAGAAAGCGACCGCTAATTGCGAGGAGATGAGAGCTCTGCAAGCTGGAGATGTATCTTACAAAGAAGAAAGTGCAGCGACTGCTGCAAGAGCGCGGGTTGAAGTAGACGGAGTATCTGCTGAAAAAAGCGTTGCTACTGCAAGG GAACAGCGAAGTCTTAAGGCTGCTAATCTCTCCCATCAGGAGAGCAACAACTTAGCAGCATCTAGCATGAAACTACAAAGCGATTCCTTTAGTTCTGAGAAG ACGGCGATGGCAGCGCAGCAGCAAAGACAGACAGTAACGGCATCAGGAATTTCAAATCAGAAATATATGACATCATCCTCACAGTCAAGTGTAACGATAGCTTCCTCAAAAGAAGTGACTTCTTCGACGGCTGCTTTGATAACAGCGGCGTCGGCTGTCAATCATTTGCTAAATGGGCCCTATACTGAAGACGATTTATTAGCACTGCCTCTAGATGATTTAACGCAGCTCTGTACCAATGCCAATGCCCAAGATGTCGAAAAAGCGCGACAAAAATATTCGGCTTTGCTGGATAAATTTGTTGAGTTTTTGACAAGTTCGACAACAAAAGCTCCATGTctactaaataaaattcatagtaTTATTCAAAAAGCCTGGGCAGTACCCACCCATGGTCACGAACTTGGCTACACACTTTGCAATACACTGAGGATACGCGGCGGGTTGGatttcatgataaaaaattgcgTATCAACGGATCCAAAGCTTCAATTTTCCTCGGCAAGTGTTTTGGAGCAATGTCTGATAACAGAAAATCGCGCTTATGTTGTTGAGAATGGGCTAGATGAGGTCGTAAGTGTCGCCTGCGCGTGCGtgaatccaaaaaataaagactTCAGCTACACTAGAGTGGGAATCGGTATTCTGGAGCATCTTTTCAAGCACAGTGAGAACACTTGCAGCAAAGTCATCCATCTTGGAGGATTAGAACAATTGTTATTCGCATGCAGAATGACTGATGTAGAAATTCTGAGACACTGTGCCAGTGCTCTAGTTAATCTCTCCCTGTACGGAGGCGCAGAGAACCAGGAACTGATGATCAGCAACAAAGTTCCCATTTGGATCTTCCCGCTGGCTTTTCAAAATGACGACAACATTAAATACTACGCGTGTTTGGCCATCGCTGTACTGGTCGCTAACAAAGAAATCGAAGCCGCTGTGCTCCAGTCGGGAGTCCTGGATCTTCTGGAACCTTTCGTCACCTCGCACAATCCTTCGGAGTTCGCTAAATCTAATCTGGCTCATGCTCATGGGCAGGCTAAGCAGTGGCTCGAACGCCTGGTACCGGTTCTCAGTTCAAAACGAGAAGAAGCCCGGAGTCTTGCGGCTTTTCACTTCTGCATGGAAGCCGGTATCAAAAAGGAACAGGGCAAGACGGATATATTTAGAGATATCGGTGCTATAGAACCACTGAAGAAAGTTGCGAGTTGTCCCAATGCAGTCGCTTCTAAGTACGCGGCAAGAGCTCTGACTTTGATTGGCGAAGAAGTCCCGCACAAATTGAGCCAACAAGTCCCGCTTTGGTCCTCGGAGGACGTCAAGGAATGGGTCAAACAAATTGGCTTCGGTGAATACTCGCAGGATTTCGTTGACAGCCGAGTAGACGGCGATTTACTTCTTCAGTTGAcggaagaaaatttaaaagaagaCATCGGTTTAACGAACGGCATCAAGAGGAGACGATTCACCCGCGAGTTGcagaacttaaaaaaaatggcggacTACAGTAGCAAGGACTCGGgtaatttgaattcttttttactgCAAATTGGTCAGGAATTCTCGATATACACTTACAGTCTTCTCAATGCGGGCATTGACAAAGactatatacaaaatatatcaGAGGATCAGCTGTCAACAGAGTGTGGAATCATAAACAGTATTCACCGAGTAAGAATAATGgatgctattaaaaatatgcagcTGAAAACACTGCCGTCAAATGAACTCGAAGCGCCGGATAAAAATCTTGATGTCTTCGTCAGTTACCGTCGATCAAATGGATCTCAATTGGCTAGTCTTCTCAAAGTCCATTTGCAATTACGCGGGTTCTCGGTGTTCCTCGACGTGGAGAGACTGGAGGCTGGTAAATTTGACAACAATTTGCTGCAAAGTATTCGACAAGCGAAACATTTTCTGCTGGTTCTGACAACCGACGCGCTCAGCAGATGCATTAATGATGACGAAGGCAAGGACTGGGTCCACCGGGAAATAGTTGCAGCTTTAACGTCCCAGTGTAACATTATTCCAATAATTGACAACTTCCAGTGGCCCCAGGTTGAAGAGTTGCCGGAAGATATGCGCGCTGTCTGTCATTTCAATGGCGTCAGGTGGATCCATGACTACCAGGACGCTTGCGTTGACAAATTAGAAag gttcATGCGAGGTGACTTGCCGCCAGTACGAACAGATACAAGCAATCTAAGACTTGGGTCCAAAGATATAACATCTCCAGGTACACCAGCGAGCTCGAATATGCGGCATCCACCTGCTTACCAAAGAATACCGAGCAATGAAAGCCAGAGcaataaagataataataaagaaactATTAATAAAGACGCTAATAAGAGTTCAGAATGA
- the LOC130666011 gene encoding NAD(+) hydrolase sarm1 isoform X4 produces MSEFPSDLENGDIRSRAGLPLDINKDFPSKNNFGTRTHPQASALSQRYQSQGGSSSSSSSSTTSSSSTKTRSVLSTITSSSKKELNAVKSNITELRTGIDEMKTIYPRPHRAHNFDSQGSVSIADDEQPTVTFPDPETPSPTSVRPRNMSIDSTSQLDPLSSFSDLHHINTPINISSIGLAGQESMKFEEKKMTSTSTTKLVTDRFSAEKATANCEEMRALQAGDVSYKEESAATAARARVEVDGVSAEKSVATAREQRSLKAANLSHQESNNLAASSMKLQSDSFSSEKTAMAAQQQRQTVTASGISNQKYMTSSSQSSVTIASSKEVTSSTAALITAASAVNHLLNGPYTEDDLLALPLDDLTQLCTNANAQDVEKARQKYSALLDKFVEFLTSSTTKAPCLLNKIHSIIQKAWAVPTHGHELGYTLCNTLRIRGGLDFMIKNCVSTDPKLQFSSASVLEQCLITENRAYVVENGLDEVVSVACACVNPKNKDFSYTRVGIGILEHLFKHSENTCSKVIHLGGLEQLLFACRMTDVEILRHCASALVNLSLYGGAENQELMISNKVPIWIFPLAFQNDDNIKYYACLAIAVLVANKEIEAAVLQSGVLDLLEPFVTSHNPSEFAKSNLAHAHGQAKQWLERLVPVLSSKREEARSLAAFHFCMEAGIKKEQGKTDIFRDIGAIEPLKKVASCPNAVASKYAARALTLIGEEVPHKLSQQVPLWSSEDVKEWVKQIGFGEYSQDFVDSRVDGDLLLQLTEENLKEDIGLTNGIKRRRFTRELQNLKKMADYSSKDSGNLNSFLLQIGQEFSIYTYSLLNAGIDKDYIQNISEDQLSTECGIINSIHRVRIMDAIKNMQLKTLPSNELEAPDKNLDVFVSYRRSNGSQLASLLKVHLQLRGFSVFLDVERLEAGKFDNNLLQSIRQAKHFLLVLTTDALSRCINDDEGKDWVHREIVAALTSQCNIIPIIDNFQWPQVEELPEDMRAVCHFNGVRWIHDYQDACVDKLERFMRGDLPPVRTDTSNLRLGSKDITSPGTPASSNMRHPPAYQRIPSNESQSNKDNNKETINKDANKSSE; encoded by the exons ATGTCGGAATTTCCGAGCGATCTCGAAAACGGAGATATCCGTTCTCGAGCTGGGTTAccactcgatataaacaaagACTTtccatctaaaaataattttgggaCAAGAACACACCCACAGGCCTCAGCATTATCACAG AGGTACCAGAGCCAAGGTGGTAGCAGCAGTAGTAGCAGCAGCAGCACCACGAGCAGTTCGAGCACCAAAACCAGGAGCGTATTGTCAACAATAACATCGTCTTCGAAAAAAGAATTGAATGCTGTAAAATCAAATATCACTGAGTTACGTACTGGGATTGATGAAATGAAGACCATTTACCCTAGACCACACCGAGCGCACAATTTCGACAg ccaAGGAAGCGTGAGTATTGCTGATGACGAACAGCCAACTGTCACCTTCCCGGACCCGGAAACTCCATCGCCGACGAGTGTAAGACCCAGAAACATGAGCATCGACTCGACATCCCAACTGGACCCGCTGAGTTCCTTCAGCGATTTGCATCACATCAACACGCCGATAAATATATCGAGCATCGGGTTGGCCGGTCAGGAGAGCATGAAGTtcgaagagaaaaaaatgacaagCACGTCGACTACCAAG ctGGTCACGGACAGATTCAGTGCAGAGAAAGCGACCGCTAATTGCGAGGAGATGAGAGCTCTGCAAGCTGGAGATGTATCTTACAAAGAAGAAAGTGCAGCGACTGCTGCAAGAGCGCGGGTTGAAGTAGACGGAGTATCTGCTGAAAAAAGCGTTGCTACTGCAAGG GAACAGCGAAGTCTTAAGGCTGCTAATCTCTCCCATCAGGAGAGCAACAACTTAGCAGCATCTAGCATGAAACTACAAAGCGATTCCTTTAGTTCTGAGAAG ACGGCGATGGCAGCGCAGCAGCAAAGACAGACAGTAACGGCATCAGGAATTTCAAATCAGAAATATATGACATCATCCTCACAGTCAAGTGTAACGATAGCTTCCTCAAAAGAAGTGACTTCTTCGACGGCTGCTTTGATAACAGCGGCGTCGGCTGTCAATCATTTGCTAAATGGGCCCTATACTGAAGACGATTTATTAGCACTGCCTCTAGATGATTTAACGCAGCTCTGTACCAATGCCAATGCCCAAGATGTCGAAAAAGCGCGACAAAAATATTCGGCTTTGCTGGATAAATTTGTTGAGTTTTTGACAAGTTCGACAACAAAAGCTCCATGTctactaaataaaattcatagtaTTATTCAAAAAGCCTGGGCAGTACCCACCCATGGTCACGAACTTGGCTACACACTTTGCAATACACTGAGGATACGCGGCGGGTTGGatttcatgataaaaaattgcgTATCAACGGATCCAAAGCTTCAATTTTCCTCGGCAAGTGTTTTGGAGCAATGTCTGATAACAGAAAATCGCGCTTATGTTGTTGAGAATGGGCTAGATGAGGTCGTAAGTGTCGCCTGCGCGTGCGtgaatccaaaaaataaagactTCAGCTACACTAGAGTGGGAATCGGTATTCTGGAGCATCTTTTCAAGCACAGTGAGAACACTTGCAGCAAAGTCATCCATCTTGGAGGATTAGAACAATTGTTATTCGCATGCAGAATGACTGATGTAGAAATTCTGAGACACTGTGCCAGTGCTCTAGTTAATCTCTCCCTGTACGGAGGCGCAGAGAACCAGGAACTGATGATCAGCAACAAAGTTCCCATTTGGATCTTCCCGCTGGCTTTTCAAAATGACGACAACATTAAATACTACGCGTGTTTGGCCATCGCTGTACTGGTCGCTAACAAAGAAATCGAAGCCGCTGTGCTCCAGTCGGGAGTCCTGGATCTTCTGGAACCTTTCGTCACCTCGCACAATCCTTCGGAGTTCGCTAAATCTAATCTGGCTCATGCTCATGGGCAGGCTAAGCAGTGGCTCGAACGCCTGGTACCGGTTCTCAGTTCAAAACGAGAAGAAGCCCGGAGTCTTGCGGCTTTTCACTTCTGCATGGAAGCCGGTATCAAAAAGGAACAGGGCAAGACGGATATATTTAGAGATATCGGTGCTATAGAACCACTGAAGAAAGTTGCGAGTTGTCCCAATGCAGTCGCTTCTAAGTACGCGGCAAGAGCTCTGACTTTGATTGGCGAAGAAGTCCCGCACAAATTGAGCCAACAAGTCCCGCTTTGGTCCTCGGAGGACGTCAAGGAATGGGTCAAACAAATTGGCTTCGGTGAATACTCGCAGGATTTCGTTGACAGCCGAGTAGACGGCGATTTACTTCTTCAGTTGAcggaagaaaatttaaaagaagaCATCGGTTTAACGAACGGCATCAAGAGGAGACGATTCACCCGCGAGTTGcagaacttaaaaaaaatggcggacTACAGTAGCAAGGACTCGGgtaatttgaattcttttttactgCAAATTGGTCAGGAATTCTCGATATACACTTACAGTCTTCTCAATGCGGGCATTGACAAAGactatatacaaaatatatcaGAGGATCAGCTGTCAACAGAGTGTGGAATCATAAACAGTATTCACCGAGTAAGAATAATGgatgctattaaaaatatgcagcTGAAAACACTGCCGTCAAATGAACTCGAAGCGCCGGATAAAAATCTTGATGTCTTCGTCAGTTACCGTCGATCAAATGGATCTCAATTGGCTAGTCTTCTCAAAGTCCATTTGCAATTACGCGGGTTCTCGGTGTTCCTCGACGTGGAGAGACTGGAGGCTGGTAAATTTGACAACAATTTGCTGCAAAGTATTCGACAAGCGAAACATTTTCTGCTGGTTCTGACAACCGACGCGCTCAGCAGATGCATTAATGATGACGAAGGCAAGGACTGGGTCCACCGGGAAATAGTTGCAGCTTTAACGTCCCAGTGTAACATTATTCCAATAATTGACAACTTCCAGTGGCCCCAGGTTGAAGAGTTGCCGGAAGATATGCGCGCTGTCTGTCATTTCAATGGCGTCAGGTGGATCCATGACTACCAGGACGCTTGCGTTGACAAATTAGAAag gttcATGCGAGGTGACTTGCCGCCAGTACGAACAGATACAAGCAATCTAAGACTTGGGTCCAAAGATATAACATCTCCAGGTACACCAGCGAGCTCGAATATGCGGCATCCACCTGCTTACCAAAGAATACCGAGCAATGAAAGCCAGAGcaataaagataataataaagaaactATTAATAAAGACGCTAATAAGAGTTCAGAATGA
- the LOC130666011 gene encoding NAD(+) hydrolase sarm1 isoform X2 — protein sequence MVINNVIMPSFTTTRHSLFSKIRPEMSEFPSDLENGDIRSRAGLPLDINKDFPSKNNFGTRTHPQASALSQRYQSQGGSSSSSSSSTTSSSSTKTRSVLSTITSSSKKELNAVKSNITELRTGIDEMKTIYPRPHRAHNFDSQGSVSIADDEQPTVTFPDPETPSPTSVRPRNMSIDSTSQLDPLSSFSDLHHINTPINISSIGLAGQESMKFEEKKMTSTSTTKLVTDRFSAEKATANCEEMRALQAGDVSYKEESAATAARARVEVDGVSAEKSVATAREQRSLKAANLSHQESNNLAASSMKLQSDSFSSEKTAMAAQQQRQTVTASGISNQKYMTSSSQSSVTIASSKEVTSSTAALITAASAVNHLLNGPYTEDDLLALPLDDLTQLCTNANAQDVEKARQKYSALLDKFVEFLTSSTTKAPCLLNKIHSIIQKAWAVPTHGHELGYTLCNTLRIRGGLDFMIKNCVSTDPKLQFSSASVLEQCLITENRAYVVENGLDEVVSVACACVNPKNKDFSYTRVGIGILEHLFKHSENTCSKVIHLGGLEQLLFACRMTDVEILRHCASALVNLSLYGGAENQELMISNKVPIWIFPLAFQNDDNIKYYACLAIAVLVANKEIEAAVLQSGVLDLLEPFVTSHNPSEFAKSNLAHAHGQAKQWLERLVPVLSSKREEARSLAAFHFCMEAGIKKEQGKTDIFRDIGAIEPLKKVASCPNAVASKYAARALTLIGEEVPHKLSQQVPLWSSEDVKEWVKQIGFGEYSQDFVDSRVDGDLLLQLTEENLKEDIGLTNGIKRRRFTRELQNLKKMADYSSKDSGNLNSFLLQIGQEFSIYTYSLLNAGIDKDYIQNISEDQLSTECGIINSIHRVRIMDAIKNMQLKTLPSNELEAPDKNLDVFVSYRRSNGSQLASLLKVHLQLRGFSVFLDVERLEAGKFDNNLLQSIRQAKHFLLVLTTDALSRCINDDEGKDWVHREIVAALTSQCNIIPIIDNFQWPQVEELPEDMRAVCHFNGVRWIHDYQDACVDKLERFMRGDLPPVRTDTSNLRLGSKDITSPGTPASSNMRHPPAYQRIPSNESQSNKDNNKETINKDANKSSE from the exons ATGGTCATCAATAACGTCATTATGCCATCGTTTACCACAACACGGCATTCGCTTTTCTCTAAAATCCGCCCAgag ATGTCGGAATTTCCGAGCGATCTCGAAAACGGAGATATCCGTTCTCGAGCTGGGTTAccactcgatataaacaaagACTTtccatctaaaaataattttgggaCAAGAACACACCCACAGGCCTCAGCATTATCACAG AGGTACCAGAGCCAAGGTGGTAGCAGCAGTAGTAGCAGCAGCAGCACCACGAGCAGTTCGAGCACCAAAACCAGGAGCGTATTGTCAACAATAACATCGTCTTCGAAAAAAGAATTGAATGCTGTAAAATCAAATATCACTGAGTTACGTACTGGGATTGATGAAATGAAGACCATTTACCCTAGACCACACCGAGCGCACAATTTCGACAg ccaAGGAAGCGTGAGTATTGCTGATGACGAACAGCCAACTGTCACCTTCCCGGACCCGGAAACTCCATCGCCGACGAGTGTAAGACCCAGAAACATGAGCATCGACTCGACATCCCAACTGGACCCGCTGAGTTCCTTCAGCGATTTGCATCACATCAACACGCCGATAAATATATCGAGCATCGGGTTGGCCGGTCAGGAGAGCATGAAGTtcgaagagaaaaaaatgacaagCACGTCGACTACCAAG ctGGTCACGGACAGATTCAGTGCAGAGAAAGCGACCGCTAATTGCGAGGAGATGAGAGCTCTGCAAGCTGGAGATGTATCTTACAAAGAAGAAAGTGCAGCGACTGCTGCAAGAGCGCGGGTTGAAGTAGACGGAGTATCTGCTGAAAAAAGCGTTGCTACTGCAAGG GAACAGCGAAGTCTTAAGGCTGCTAATCTCTCCCATCAGGAGAGCAACAACTTAGCAGCATCTAGCATGAAACTACAAAGCGATTCCTTTAGTTCTGAGAAG ACGGCGATGGCAGCGCAGCAGCAAAGACAGACAGTAACGGCATCAGGAATTTCAAATCAGAAATATATGACATCATCCTCACAGTCAAGTGTAACGATAGCTTCCTCAAAAGAAGTGACTTCTTCGACGGCTGCTTTGATAACAGCGGCGTCGGCTGTCAATCATTTGCTAAATGGGCCCTATACTGAAGACGATTTATTAGCACTGCCTCTAGATGATTTAACGCAGCTCTGTACCAATGCCAATGCCCAAGATGTCGAAAAAGCGCGACAAAAATATTCGGCTTTGCTGGATAAATTTGTTGAGTTTTTGACAAGTTCGACAACAAAAGCTCCATGTctactaaataaaattcatagtaTTATTCAAAAAGCCTGGGCAGTACCCACCCATGGTCACGAACTTGGCTACACACTTTGCAATACACTGAGGATACGCGGCGGGTTGGatttcatgataaaaaattgcgTATCAACGGATCCAAAGCTTCAATTTTCCTCGGCAAGTGTTTTGGAGCAATGTCTGATAACAGAAAATCGCGCTTATGTTGTTGAGAATGGGCTAGATGAGGTCGTAAGTGTCGCCTGCGCGTGCGtgaatccaaaaaataaagactTCAGCTACACTAGAGTGGGAATCGGTATTCTGGAGCATCTTTTCAAGCACAGTGAGAACACTTGCAGCAAAGTCATCCATCTTGGAGGATTAGAACAATTGTTATTCGCATGCAGAATGACTGATGTAGAAATTCTGAGACACTGTGCCAGTGCTCTAGTTAATCTCTCCCTGTACGGAGGCGCAGAGAACCAGGAACTGATGATCAGCAACAAAGTTCCCATTTGGATCTTCCCGCTGGCTTTTCAAAATGACGACAACATTAAATACTACGCGTGTTTGGCCATCGCTGTACTGGTCGCTAACAAAGAAATCGAAGCCGCTGTGCTCCAGTCGGGAGTCCTGGATCTTCTGGAACCTTTCGTCACCTCGCACAATCCTTCGGAGTTCGCTAAATCTAATCTGGCTCATGCTCATGGGCAGGCTAAGCAGTGGCTCGAACGCCTGGTACCGGTTCTCAGTTCAAAACGAGAAGAAGCCCGGAGTCTTGCGGCTTTTCACTTCTGCATGGAAGCCGGTATCAAAAAGGAACAGGGCAAGACGGATATATTTAGAGATATCGGTGCTATAGAACCACTGAAGAAAGTTGCGAGTTGTCCCAATGCAGTCGCTTCTAAGTACGCGGCAAGAGCTCTGACTTTGATTGGCGAAGAAGTCCCGCACAAATTGAGCCAACAAGTCCCGCTTTGGTCCTCGGAGGACGTCAAGGAATGGGTCAAACAAATTGGCTTCGGTGAATACTCGCAGGATTTCGTTGACAGCCGAGTAGACGGCGATTTACTTCTTCAGTTGAcggaagaaaatttaaaagaagaCATCGGTTTAACGAACGGCATCAAGAGGAGACGATTCACCCGCGAGTTGcagaacttaaaaaaaatggcggacTACAGTAGCAAGGACTCGGgtaatttgaattcttttttactgCAAATTGGTCAGGAATTCTCGATATACACTTACAGTCTTCTCAATGCGGGCATTGACAAAGactatatacaaaatatatcaGAGGATCAGCTGTCAACAGAGTGTGGAATCATAAACAGTATTCACCGAGTAAGAATAATGgatgctattaaaaatatgcagcTGAAAACACTGCCGTCAAATGAACTCGAAGCGCCGGATAAAAATCTTGATGTCTTCGTCAGTTACCGTCGATCAAATGGATCTCAATTGGCTAGTCTTCTCAAAGTCCATTTGCAATTACGCGGGTTCTCGGTGTTCCTCGACGTGGAGAGACTGGAGGCTGGTAAATTTGACAACAATTTGCTGCAAAGTATTCGACAAGCGAAACATTTTCTGCTGGTTCTGACAACCGACGCGCTCAGCAGATGCATTAATGATGACGAAGGCAAGGACTGGGTCCACCGGGAAATAGTTGCAGCTTTAACGTCCCAGTGTAACATTATTCCAATAATTGACAACTTCCAGTGGCCCCAGGTTGAAGAGTTGCCGGAAGATATGCGCGCTGTCTGTCATTTCAATGGCGTCAGGTGGATCCATGACTACCAGGACGCTTGCGTTGACAAATTAGAAag gttcATGCGAGGTGACTTGCCGCCAGTACGAACAGATACAAGCAATCTAAGACTTGGGTCCAAAGATATAACATCTCCAGGTACACCAGCGAGCTCGAATATGCGGCATCCACCTGCTTACCAAAGAATACCGAGCAATGAAAGCCAGAGcaataaagataataataaagaaactATTAATAAAGACGCTAATAAGAGTTCAGAATGA